One window of Phycisphaeraceae bacterium genomic DNA carries:
- a CDS encoding N-acetylglucosamine-6-phosphate deacetylase, with product MAEDFIDIQVNGYAGVDFLGELPTAEQFHHVVDRLRAGGNRAVLPTITTDDITTMATRVRHLRLLIDSDPTARRLMPAFHIEGPCISPEEGYRGAHRPEKIKPATPDLFEPIMDAAGGWNRIAMVTLAPEVDRDLRTTRSLAEKGVVVALGHTNASLDILREAQNAGASIFTHLGNGCASMIPRHDNIINRVMSLEKMKYSLIPDGHHLPWFVIKLWIKTLGIERFVFTTDCVAPADAPPGRYTVAQWQLDVGVDGMVRPAGQNHLAGSSLTMRQAYDNAIKYLDLSPRDARRLTSELPEKLIRRFLR from the coding sequence ATGGCTGAAGACTTCATCGACATCCAGGTCAACGGCTACGCGGGAGTCGATTTTCTCGGAGAACTCCCCACTGCCGAGCAATTTCATCACGTCGTTGACCGGCTCCGTGCCGGCGGCAATCGCGCGGTCCTGCCGACGATCACGACCGACGACATCACCACGATGGCCACTCGTGTCCGTCACTTGCGGTTGCTGATCGACAGCGATCCGACAGCGCGACGACTGATGCCGGCTTTTCACATTGAGGGGCCGTGCATTTCGCCGGAGGAGGGTTACCGTGGCGCACACCGCCCGGAAAAGATCAAGCCCGCGACGCCTGATTTGTTTGAACCGATCATGGATGCGGCTGGCGGTTGGAACCGTATCGCCATGGTGACGCTGGCACCTGAAGTCGATCGAGATTTGAGAACGACAAGATCACTGGCGGAAAAAGGCGTCGTCGTCGCGCTGGGTCACACGAACGCCTCACTCGACATTCTTCGTGAGGCCCAGAATGCCGGGGCGTCGATCTTCACGCATCTGGGGAATGGCTGCGCGTCGATGATTCCCCGACATGACAACATCATCAATCGCGTAATGTCGCTCGAAAAAATGAAATACTCGCTGATCCCGGATGGGCACCATCTGCCCTGGTTTGTCATCAAGCTGTGGATCAAGACACTGGGCATCGAGCGATTTGTCTTCACCACGGATTGCGTCGCACCTGCGGACGCTCCGCCTGGTCGCTACACCGTGGCACAATGGCAACTGGATGTCGGGGTTGACGGCATGGTTCGGCCGGCAGGCCAAAATCACCTGGCGGGCAGCTCGCTTACGATGCGGCAGGCGTACGATAACGCAATAAAATATCTGGACTTATCACCTCGCGATGCCCGGCGTCTTACCAGCGAGCTACCTGAAAAATTGATCCGCCGATTCCTTCGCTAA
- a CDS encoding acyloxyacyl hydrolase, whose product MKKLFAAALLPCLLGSMVLADSNPFETLALATESRSSSSSDIKSEHTRPSDPFQEGSWVFTAYGSAAFGDDSGEVYAVHVGGGYYFIDGLSINLEAVGAFASVNDSGPLHEGGDSLGGGLDLLLRWHFLRDKNEGRWSIYADGGAGILYTGESIPANGSNFNFTPQIGLGATYKICDWANLMGGARWYHISNAGTHSDNPGYDSALVYLGVLIPF is encoded by the coding sequence ATGAAAAAGCTTTTCGCCGCTGCACTGTTGCCGTGTTTGCTTGGTTCGATGGTTCTGGCTGACAGTAACCCCTTCGAGACTCTGGCTCTGGCGACGGAGAGCCGCTCCTCGTCCAGCTCGGACATCAAATCAGAACATACTCGCCCCAGTGATCCCTTCCAAGAAGGGAGCTGGGTTTTTACCGCGTACGGTTCCGCAGCTTTTGGTGATGACAGCGGCGAGGTTTACGCAGTCCACGTCGGCGGGGGCTACTACTTTATCGATGGTCTGTCGATCAATCTCGAAGCGGTCGGTGCGTTCGCCAGCGTCAACGACAGCGGACCGCTGCATGAAGGCGGCGACAGTTTAGGCGGCGGACTTGACCTGCTCCTGCGATGGCACTTCCTGCGCGATAAGAATGAAGGCCGCTGGTCGATCTACGCCGATGGCGGTGCGGGTATCCTCTATACAGGTGAAAGCATTCCCGCCAACGGCTCGAACTTCAACTTCACCCCACAGATCGGTCTGGGCGCAACTTACAAAATCTGCGACTGGGCAAACCTCATGGGTGGTGCTCGTTGGTACCACATTTCCAATGCGGGCACCCACAGTGACAACCCCGGCTACGACTCGGCTCTGGTGTACCTGGGTGTGCTGATCCCGTTCTGA
- a CDS encoding leucine--tRNA ligase has translation MQYDFRAIEQKWQNYWASEGTFRAPNPGDPHFDHEKPKYYVLDMFPYPSGVGLHVGHPLGYIATDIIARYKRMQGFNVLHPMGYDAFGLPAEQFAVEHGVHPRITTEKNIANMTRQLKLLGLSYDWDRCISTTDPDYYRWTQWIFLQLYNSWFDPSTKKARPISDLVKALEGSDYYIDFENQLVPAGNREDLEALAGPPDGFRKWYELSPDDQRTIIDGQRLAFLDEVPVNWCPALGTVLANEEVTNDGRSERGNHPVYQRPLKQWMLRITAYADRLESELDLVDWPEPIKLMQRNWIGRSTGAEVDFEIAPSEQPATDASTASDADLAIITVFTTRPDTLFGATYMVLAPEHPLVEEITTPAQKAAVDAYRTQAAKKTDRERQVEATTGTKSGVFTGAYAINPVNDSRIPIWIADYVMMGYGTGAIMAVPAHDERDFAFAKAFNLPIKQVIALPTNETSADHPTGELTEAFTADGININSANASISLNGLTTDLAKARITQWLDAQGVGHAKVQYKLRDWLFSRQRYWGEPFPILHGPKGEIVPVDERDLPVELPEMEDFRPAASDDPDAPPRPPLGRAPESWRYVVRDGVRYERELNTMPQWAGSCWYYLRFLDPKNSSRLVGEVAEKYWMLPRKKDPQPREGVDLYVGGAEHAVLHLLYSRFWHKVLFDLGHISTPEPFGRLFNQGYIQAFYYEDARGTRREASQIEERDGKFFHQGEEVNRLMGKMGKSLKNAIAPDEIAAQYGCDTLRLYEMYLGPLDQSKVWRTQDIIGVHRFLQRLWRNFIDESTSSLRVSKGPAPPEILRLLHKTIKRVTDAMNNLAFNVAIAALIELNNELVGKPSVTRDVAEPMILLLAPLAPHIAEELWRRLGYEKSLAYQPWPAYAASMLESDEIEYPVQISGKVRGRIMVSKEATDDMIQSVTLANPAIKPYLDGKTIKKFIVVKGRMVNVVVS, from the coding sequence ATGCAATACGATTTTCGCGCTATCGAACAGAAGTGGCAGAACTACTGGGCGTCGGAAGGTACTTTCCGTGCGCCGAATCCGGGCGATCCGCATTTCGATCACGAGAAGCCCAAGTATTACGTCCTCGATATGTTCCCCTACCCGTCCGGCGTAGGGCTTCATGTCGGTCATCCGCTGGGCTATATCGCCACCGATATCATCGCTCGCTACAAGCGGATGCAGGGTTTCAATGTTCTGCATCCGATGGGTTATGACGCTTTCGGCCTGCCCGCGGAGCAATTCGCCGTCGAGCATGGTGTGCACCCCCGCATCACCACCGAAAAAAATATTGCCAATATGACTCGGCAGCTCAAGCTGCTGGGGCTTTCCTACGACTGGGATCGCTGCATCTCGACCACCGATCCGGACTACTACCGCTGGACACAGTGGATCTTTCTTCAGTTGTACAACTCATGGTTTGACCCCAGCACCAAAAAAGCACGTCCCATCAGTGACCTGGTCAAGGCTCTCGAAGGTTCGGACTACTACATCGACTTTGAGAATCAACTGGTACCCGCGGGTAATCGCGAAGACCTCGAAGCCCTTGCCGGCCCGCCGGACGGTTTCCGCAAGTGGTACGAACTCTCACCAGACGATCAGCGCACGATCATCGATGGCCAGCGGTTGGCGTTTCTCGATGAGGTGCCGGTGAACTGGTGCCCCGCGCTGGGTACGGTGCTGGCTAACGAAGAAGTGACCAACGATGGCCGCAGCGAGCGCGGCAATCACCCCGTGTACCAGCGCCCGCTCAAACAGTGGATGCTGCGCATCACCGCCTATGCCGACCGACTGGAGTCAGAGCTGGATCTTGTGGACTGGCCTGAGCCGATCAAACTGATGCAACGCAACTGGATCGGTCGGAGCACCGGAGCGGAGGTGGATTTTGAAATCGCGCCCAGTGAGCAGCCCGCGACTGACGCTTCCACCGCGTCGGATGCGGACCTCGCCATCATCACTGTTTTTACCACACGACCCGATACGCTTTTTGGTGCGACCTACATGGTGCTGGCGCCGGAACATCCGCTGGTCGAGGAGATCACCACGCCAGCCCAGAAAGCCGCAGTGGACGCCTACCGCACACAGGCAGCGAAAAAAACGGATCGTGAGCGACAGGTCGAAGCTACGACAGGCACCAAGTCGGGTGTCTTCACCGGGGCCTATGCCATCAACCCCGTCAACGACAGCCGCATACCCATCTGGATCGCCGATTACGTGATGATGGGCTACGGCACCGGAGCCATCATGGCCGTGCCTGCGCATGATGAGCGAGACTTCGCCTTCGCCAAAGCGTTCAATTTGCCCATCAAGCAGGTGATTGCGCTGCCGACAAACGAAACCTCGGCAGACCATCCCACGGGAGAGCTTACGGAAGCATTCACTGCGGATGGCATCAACATCAATTCTGCAAACGCCAGCATCTCGCTCAACGGACTGACGACGGATCTCGCTAAGGCCAGGATTACTCAATGGCTGGACGCCCAGGGCGTTGGACACGCCAAGGTGCAGTACAAACTGCGCGACTGGCTGTTCTCACGCCAGCGTTACTGGGGTGAGCCGTTCCCGATCCTGCACGGGCCGAAGGGAGAAATCGTACCCGTGGATGAACGCGATCTGCCGGTTGAACTGCCGGAGATGGAGGACTTCCGCCCTGCTGCCAGCGACGATCCCGACGCCCCGCCGCGACCGCCGCTGGGTCGTGCGCCCGAGTCGTGGCGTTATGTCGTTCGTGACGGTGTGCGCTATGAACGCGAGCTAAACACGATGCCCCAGTGGGCCGGGTCCTGCTGGTACTACCTGCGCTTTCTCGATCCGAAGAATTCCAGCCGCCTGGTCGGCGAGGTAGCGGAAAAATACTGGATGCTCCCCCGCAAAAAAGATCCCCAACCCCGTGAGGGAGTGGACCTCTACGTCGGCGGCGCGGAGCACGCGGTGCTCCACCTCCTCTACTCCCGCTTCTGGCACAAGGTGCTTTTCGACCTCGGACACATCAGCACGCCTGAGCCGTTCGGCAGGCTATTCAATCAGGGCTACATCCAAGCGTTCTATTACGAGGATGCCCGTGGCACACGCCGAGAGGCCAGCCAGATCGAGGAACGCGACGGCAAATTTTTCCATCAGGGTGAGGAAGTCAATCGCCTCATGGGGAAAATGGGGAAGTCACTCAAAAACGCCATCGCCCCTGACGAAATCGCTGCACAGTATGGCTGTGACACCTTGCGCCTTTACGAAATGTATCTGGGGCCGCTCGACCAATCGAAAGTCTGGCGAACTCAGGACATCATCGGCGTCCATCGCTTTCTCCAGCGGCTATGGCGCAACTTCATCGACGAGAGCACCAGTTCGCTGCGTGTCAGCAAAGGCCCTGCTCCGCCTGAAATCCTCCGCCTGTTGCACAAGACGATCAAGCGTGTCACCGATGCGATGAACAATCTCGCATTTAACGTCGCCATTGCCGCACTGATCGAGCTAAATAACGAGCTTGTCGGCAAACCCTCGGTCACGCGCGACGTAGCGGAGCCGATGATCCTGCTGCTGGCTCCGCTGGCACCGCACATCGCGGAGGAGCTCTGGCGACGACTGGGTTATGAAAAGTCACTGGCCTATCAGCCCTGGCCGGCCTATGCCGCCTCCATGCTTGAGTCTGACGAGATTGAATATCCGGTGCAGATCAGTGGAAAGGTGCGCGGAAGGATCATGGTTTCCAAAGAAGCCACGGACGACATGATTCAGTCCGTCACCCTGGCGAATCCCGCGATCAAGCCGTATCTCGACGGCAAGACCATCAAAAAATTCATCGTGGTCAAAGGTCGAATGGTCAACGTGGTGGTGAGCTGA
- a CDS encoding multidrug efflux SMR transporter: MPWLILILAGLLEIVWAVGLKASQGFTRLWPSVWTIVGFAASFALLARAMKSLPLGTAYTVWTGIGAVGSVIAGVFLFNEGVTWPRMVCIIFILGGIVGLKLTTP; the protein is encoded by the coding sequence ATGCCCTGGCTCATTCTCATCCTTGCCGGCCTGCTTGAAATCGTCTGGGCGGTCGGCCTCAAAGCGTCGCAGGGATTCACACGTCTCTGGCCGAGCGTCTGGACCATCGTCGGGTTTGCGGCAAGTTTCGCGCTGCTCGCCCGTGCCATGAAATCACTGCCGCTGGGCACCGCCTACACGGTCTGGACCGGCATCGGCGCCGTCGGGAGCGTCATTGCCGGGGTCTTCCTCTTTAACGAAGGCGTCACCTGGCCTCGAATGGTGTGCATCATCTTTATTCTTGGCGGCATCGTCGGGCTTAAGCTCACCACGCCTTAG
- a CDS encoding aminodeoxychorismate/anthranilate synthase component II codes for MILLIDNYDSFTYNLVQRIGEMDPSLDLRVIRNDKITAAQAVAMKPDHVIVSPGPCSPNEAGVSNDIIKAFAGKVPLLGVCLGHQCIGHSFGMKVVRNARLMHGKTSPIRHDGRTIFEGMSNPFTATRYHSLVILKESFDHQRFEISAWTDEGEIMAVRAKPQTFGPAPLEGVQFHPESFLTLEGPRLLANFLGLPAPKLAQVG; via the coding sequence ATGATCCTCCTCATCGACAACTACGACAGCTTCACCTACAACCTGGTCCAACGCATCGGAGAGATGGATCCCAGCCTCGATCTGCGCGTGATTCGCAACGACAAGATTACTGCCGCACAAGCTGTCGCCATGAAGCCGGATCACGTCATCGTCTCACCCGGTCCGTGCTCACCCAATGAGGCGGGTGTCTCCAACGACATCATCAAAGCCTTCGCCGGTAAAGTTCCACTCCTGGGTGTCTGCCTCGGTCATCAGTGCATCGGCCATTCGTTCGGCATGAAGGTCGTCCGCAACGCGCGACTCATGCACGGAAAGACCAGCCCGATCCGTCACGATGGACGGACGATCTTTGAAGGCATGAGCAATCCCTTCACCGCGACACGCTATCACAGCCTCGTCATTCTCAAGGAAAGTTTCGATCACCAGCGATTTGAAATAAGCGCCTGGACCGACGAAGGTGAGATCATGGCTGTGCGTGCGAAACCGCAGACATTCGGCCCCGCACCGCTGGAGGGCGTGCAATTTCACCCTGAGAGTTTCCTGACTCTCGAAGGGCCGCGACTGCTGGCGAACTTCCTCGGACTGCCTGCGCCCAAACTGGCCCAAGTGGGATAA